A portion of the Clostridium gelidum genome contains these proteins:
- a CDS encoding DUF2281 domain-containing protein, producing the protein MINRETLLKKIESLPPYLLEELDDYIDFIQFKKVNNNNFKIDNITLASEKSLSKDWLKPEEDEAWKNL; encoded by the coding sequence ATGATTAATAGAGAAACATTGTTAAAGAAGATAGAAAGTTTACCACCTTATCTTTTGGAAGAACTAGATGATTATATAGATTTTATACAATTTAAAAAAGTAAACAATAATAATTTTAAAATTGATAATATAACTTTAGCAAGTGAAAAAAGTTTAAGTAAAGACTGGCTTAAGCCAGAGGAGGATGAAGCTTGGAAAAATTTATAA
- a CDS encoding response regulator transcription factor produces MKNYNILVVDDDKAITDAIEVYLTNEKYNIFKAYDGLQALNVLQTEDIHLILMDIMMPNMNGTRATIKIREEKQIPIIMLSAKSEDTDKILALNFGADDYITKPFNPLELIARVNSQIRRYTRFSPLIENNNVIIIGGIELNKESKEVSAEGVNVKLTPLEFKILTLLMDNPNRVFSIEEIYERVWNEPAFNNVDTVTVHIRRIREKIEINSKEPKYLKVVWGIGYKFEKQ; encoded by the coding sequence ATGAAAAATTATAATATTTTAGTTGTTGATGATGACAAAGCAATAACAGATGCAATAGAAGTATATTTAACTAATGAAAAATACAATATTTTTAAGGCTTATGATGGACTACAAGCTTTAAATGTACTACAAACTGAAGACATACATCTTATTCTAATGGATATAATGATGCCTAATATGAATGGTACAAGGGCCACTATAAAAATAAGAGAAGAAAAACAAATTCCAATAATAATGCTCTCTGCAAAATCAGAGGATACTGATAAAATATTAGCTTTAAATTTTGGTGCAGATGATTATATAACTAAACCATTTAATCCATTAGAACTAATTGCTAGAGTTAATTCTCAAATTCGAAGATATACAAGATTTTCTCCTCTTATAGAAAATAATAATGTAATTATTATAGGTGGAATAGAACTCAACAAAGAAAGTAAAGAAGTATCTGCAGAAGGAGTAAATGTAAAATTAACCCCATTAGAATTTAAAATTTTAACACTTCTTATGGACAACCCTAATAGAGTATTTTCTATTGAAGAAATCTATGAGAGAGTATGGAATGAACCAGCTTTTAATAATGTCGATACAGTTACTGTCCATATAAGGCGCATAAGAGAAAAAATAGAAATAAATTCTAAAGAACCAAAATATTTAAAGGTGGTATGGGGAATTGGATACAAATTTGAAAAACAATAA